One stretch of Hemitrygon akajei chromosome 18, sHemAka1.3, whole genome shotgun sequence DNA includes these proteins:
- the cnp gene encoding 2',3'-cyclic-nucleotide 3'-phosphodiesterase, translated as MQRGIFSTIRNLFRMGIKGSKSKPIRSTNFPFLEDSNTIEAIKADHSLFILRGLPGSGKSTIAKQITEKYSEISAIASADDFKIIPQVDDSEADSSRYNKLDQKIQQWFEEDKKVIVVDDTHHDLKRLDYLFNLAKDKDYIVFIVNCKMEESNNLQCMVKNSHWGVSMELMERLEPILKKNVIPYYFGWFLVKEDEEKMGKNALRFLDQLSKNETFVNEFVKHVEWDSSKDFNLQEYFQKKPSKLHCTTKFCNYGKVPNCESYAENKVVERSLSKSFVLKVSALFVTPRTVGARVLMDEHQMQLWPEEEEHEDAGSSGDEKSLPRGSRSHITLACAPNVPAVQTGIDLISILKTEEEKPKHEFHIMLEEGELLGLGKGVWIVNLLKPIDVNTIFSGFYAKKESTNE; from the exons ATCAGAAACTTATTCAGAATGGGCATAAAAGGATCCAAGAGTAAGCCTATACGATCCACCAATTTCCCTTTCCTTGAAGACAGCAATACCATAGAAGCAATCAAAGCAGATCACTCCCTCTTCATTCTGCGTGGCCTTCCAGGCAGCGGGAAGTCTACCATTGCCAAACAAATCACAGAAAAATATTCGGAGATCTCTGCTATCGCTTCTGCTGATGACTTCAAGATCATTCCCCAGGTGGATGACTCTGAGGCAGACAGTAGTAGGTACAACAAGTTGGACCAGAAAATCCAGCAGTGGTTTGAGGAAGATAAAAAGGTTATTGTGGTTGATGACACCCATCATGATTTGAAACGTCTGGACTATCTCTTTAATCTTGCCAAAGACAAGGACTACATTGTCTTCATTGTTAACTGTAAAATGGAGGAGAGCAACAACCTCCAGTGTATGGTCAAAAACAGCCACTGGGGAGTCTCTATGGAGCTGATGGAACGGCTGGAGCCAATTTTGAAGAAGAACGTAATCCCATACTACTTTGGTTGGTTCTTGGTGAAAGAGGATGAGGAGAAGATGGGCAAAAATGCACTGCGATTCCTGGATCAGCTCAGCAAAAATGAGACGTTTGTGAACGAGTTTGTAAAAC ATGTGGAATGGGACTCCAGCAAGGATTTCAACCTGCAGGAGTATTTCCAGAAGAAGCCCAGTAAGTTGCATTGTACCACAAAGTTCTGCAACTATGGAAAGGTTCCAAATTGTGAATCTTACGCTGAGAACAAG GTTGTTGAACGATCCCTTTCAAAATCCTTTGTCCTGAAGGTTTCAGCATTGTTTGTCACACCCAGAACAGTGGGAGCCCGTGTTTTGATGGATGAGCACCAGATGCAGCTCTGGCCTGAAGAAGAAGAGCACGAGGATGCAGGTAGTTCTGGAGATGAGAAGTCACTGCCACGTGGcagcagatcccacatcaccttGGCATGTGCTCCTAACGTGCCAGCAGTTCAGACCGGAATCGATCTGATCAGTATTTTAAAGACCGAGGAAGAAAAACCCAAGCATGAATTTCACATCATGTTGGAAGAAGGTGAACTTTTGGGCTTGGGTAAAGGGGTGTGGATCGTCAACCTGCTCAAACCAATTGATGTTAACACCATTTTCTCTGGGTTTTATGCAAAAAAGGAATCCACCAATGAATGA